The following coding sequences are from one Chroogloeocystis siderophila 5.2 s.c.1 window:
- a CDS encoding cation:proton antiporter, whose translation MTTNYLPVQDVQPSGSVAELVIGLIILLLVATGVALLSRRLRVSYVTGLVLAGLVFTETLPRQFGLDPALVLNLFLPILIFEAGINTDISRLRSTFKAIALLAGPGAMISAAIIAILLKFGLGLTWIPALLAGVMLANTDTVSVLAVFKEIPVPSRLSTIVEGETLFNDAVALVLFNLILNAYSTGSFTVLGGLQELVVVSVGGIVVGLILGYLSVGLFNRLDDPLSSILLTVAVALGTFQAGQFLNVSGAVAVVVAGLIFGNVGLSRSISASSRITLLSFWEYAGFGVNTFIFLLIGVEINLKIFWQTLPGVLLAVLAFQAGRLLTVYPLLAIIKWFDRPVPLRWQHVLFFGNVKGSLSMALPLSLPLALAEREQLIALIFGAVFLSLVVQATSLPWIVKRLRIKQFSSSLQQVEELQAQLMTAKAAQDELETLLKGGVLPKAIYEELRAAYQVRVASAEKALRDLYNRRPDQFAITGSDHTKLDAIRRRLLLAEKGTLNEALRKRILSEEVARYRLKAIDEQLLRLEDD comes from the coding sequence TTGACTACCAATTATCTACCAGTTCAGGATGTGCAGCCTTCAGGAAGTGTTGCTGAGTTAGTCATTGGGCTAATTATTCTGTTATTAGTCGCAACTGGTGTTGCTTTATTATCGCGTCGATTGCGAGTTTCTTATGTCACTGGCTTAGTTTTAGCCGGACTTGTATTCACTGAAACTCTACCGCGCCAGTTTGGGTTAGATCCGGCGTTAGTTTTAAATCTTTTCTTGCCAATTCTCATCTTTGAGGCTGGTATCAATACTGATATTAGCCGTTTGAGGAGTACATTTAAGGCGATCGCACTTTTGGCAGGTCCAGGGGCGATGATTTCAGCAGCAATCATTGCGATTTTACTGAAATTTGGTCTGGGATTAACCTGGATACCCGCTTTACTTGCGGGAGTCATGCTAGCAAATACAGATACCGTCTCGGTTTTAGCTGTATTTAAGGAAATTCCCGTACCTTCGCGTTTGTCTACGATTGTGGAAGGAGAAACGCTGTTCAACGATGCGGTAGCACTGGTTTTATTCAACTTAATTTTAAATGCCTATTCGACTGGCTCGTTCACTGTTTTAGGAGGACTTCAGGAATTAGTTGTTGTTTCCGTGGGTGGTATTGTTGTCGGATTAATCTTAGGATACCTCAGCGTTGGTTTATTTAATCGTCTAGACGATCCACTCAGCAGTATTCTACTTACTGTGGCTGTAGCGTTAGGAACGTTTCAAGCGGGACAGTTTTTGAATGTATCGGGGGCGGTAGCTGTTGTCGTCGCTGGATTAATTTTTGGAAATGTTGGGCTGTCGCGGAGTATTTCGGCTTCTAGCCGCATCACTTTATTGAGTTTTTGGGAGTACGCAGGTTTTGGCGTCAACACATTTATTTTTCTGTTGATCGGTGTCGAAATTAACCTGAAAATTTTTTGGCAAACTTTACCTGGTGTACTTCTAGCAGTTTTAGCTTTTCAAGCTGGACGACTGCTAACGGTTTATCCGTTATTGGCAATTATCAAATGGTTTGATCGTCCAGTGCCGCTACGTTGGCAACACGTCTTGTTTTTTGGCAATGTTAAGGGATCGCTGTCAATGGCATTACCTTTAAGTTTACCGCTTGCCTTGGCTGAACGCGAACAATTGATTGCTTTAATATTTGGTGCTGTTTTTTTATCATTGGTAGTTCAAGCAACAAGCTTACCCTGGATCGTCAAACGGTTAAGAATTAAGCAGTTTTCTTCTTCATTGCAGCAAGTTGAGGAATTACAAGCTCAACTCATGACCGCAAAAGCTGCGCAAGATGAGTTAGAAACCTTGTTGAAGGGAGGAGTGTTACCTAAGGCAATTTATGAAGAACTCCGCGCAGCTTATCAAGTGCGCGTTGCTAGTGCAGAAAAAGCTTTACGCGATTTGTATAATCGTCGTCCCGATCAATTTGCGATTACTGGTAGCGATCATACTAAACTCGATGCCATTCGACGCCGCCTGCTACTAGCAGAAAAAGGAACGTTGAATGAAGCACTACGCAAGCGCATTCTTTCTGAGGAAGTTGCTCGATATCGGCTAAAAGCGATTGACGAACAGTTGTTACGGCTGGAAGATGATTGA
- a CDS encoding DUF3124 domain-containing protein yields the protein MSQAIFHWLAFAAIVVLSACTSPTMTSQRQGEPAPATQPQQVTLDENSQIATGQTLYIPVYPYIYYEDQRRIFNLATTLSIRNTDLADSIIITCVRYYNSEGQLIRQYLERPIQLAALASTDFFISTSDNSGGLGANFIVDWVAQTNVSEPIIETVAIGTGFQQGISFISPGKVIQNQTNYTCSLS from the coding sequence ATGTCTCAGGCGATATTTCATTGGTTGGCATTCGCCGCTATTGTTGTTCTGAGTGCGTGTACCTCACCCACAATGACATCCCAACGACAAGGCGAACCAGCACCAGCTACTCAACCGCAACAAGTCACTTTAGACGAAAATTCTCAAATAGCAACTGGTCAAACGCTGTATATCCCAGTTTATCCGTACATATATTATGAGGATCAAAGACGAATTTTCAACTTAGCAACGACGCTGAGTATTCGTAATACTGATTTAGCTGACTCTATTATCATCACCTGCGTGCGCTACTATAATTCGGAAGGTCAGTTAATTCGGCAATATTTAGAGCGTCCGATTCAACTTGCAGCTTTAGCTTCTACCGACTTTTTTATTAGTACATCTGACAACAGTGGCGGTTTAGGCGCAAACTTTATTGTCGATTGGGTAGCGCAAACAAACGTTTCTGAACCAATAATCGAAACAGTAGCGATCGGAACTGGCTTCCAGCAAGGAATTTCTTTTATTAGTCCTGGTAAAGTTATTCAAAATCAAACTAACTATACCTGCTCGTTATCTTAA
- a CDS encoding potassium channel family protein, with amino-acid sequence MYVLIGGAGLVGLSLAQRLIELGHTVAVIDIDPTACRYAREQVGVMAFEGSAVSTEVLLEAGIRKADSVAAVLRHDALNLAMVTLAKHYGVPHILTRMRHRDFAEPLRLVGAHHIISTVDLAVSTMVNAIEYPQIESMMHFEQGQIEVLKLPIPKRCNVAGRRVAEVAQDPCFPGGSLIIGYQAHPHEDLKIPNGGTVLEPGSTILIVTKPGSLHQVIDFIEGC; translated from the coding sequence ATGTATGTACTCATTGGCGGCGCTGGACTTGTTGGCCTGAGTTTGGCACAAAGACTTATTGAATTAGGGCATACTGTCGCGGTAATTGATATCGACCCGACAGCTTGTCGTTATGCGCGCGAACAAGTAGGAGTGATGGCGTTTGAAGGTAGCGCGGTAAGTACCGAAGTTTTACTAGAAGCCGGAATTCGTAAAGCCGATTCGGTAGCCGCTGTTTTAAGACACGATGCATTGAATTTAGCGATGGTAACGCTTGCTAAACATTACGGCGTTCCCCACATTTTGACACGGATGCGCCATCGTGATTTTGCCGAACCACTGCGTCTTGTGGGAGCGCATCATATTATCAGTACCGTCGATCTTGCGGTTTCCACAATGGTAAATGCCATTGAGTATCCGCAAATTGAATCAATGATGCATTTTGAGCAAGGACAAATCGAAGTTTTAAAGCTTCCTATACCCAAACGCTGTAATGTTGCAGGAAGAAGAGTTGCAGAAGTAGCGCAAGATCCGTGCTTTCCAGGAGGATCGTTAATTATTGGCTACCAAGCACATCCGCACGAAGACTTGAAGATTCCTAACGGAGGTACTGTCCTCGAACCAGGTTCTACGATACTGATTGTGACCAAACCAGGATCTTTACATCAAGTCATTGATTTCATAGAAGGCTGCTAG
- a CDS encoding potassium channel family protein has protein sequence MFSSQAEFEQKYRRIRRELTLSVIGLGVVLLVGTLWYWLVEGWSWIDAAYMTVITLATVGYSETRPLGDRGRLFTVTLIIMGVISIGYIVNRFTDALVQGYFQIGFQLRQQRLLIDSLSDHYIICGFGRTGRQIALEFATEAIPFVTVDSDPESVQAAQQLGYTVVEGDATLDEVLLKVGVDRATCLVAALPSDAENLYTVLSAKALNPQIRAIARASTQEALQKLQRAGADAVVSPYITGGRRMAAAALRPQVMDFVDGILTGAGRELYMEEVRLDADTCPCIGQNLGAARLRSQTGALVLAIRRSDGTLIGGPTADTQLMAGDLLICMGTAEQLRRLNQILGPINSKLPRPPKHN, from the coding sequence GTGTTTAGTTCGCAAGCAGAATTTGAGCAGAAATATCGACGTATTCGCCGAGAACTCACCTTATCTGTCATTGGGCTTGGGGTTGTTCTTTTAGTTGGTACTCTCTGGTACTGGTTAGTTGAAGGTTGGTCGTGGATAGATGCCGCGTACATGACGGTGATTACGCTAGCGACTGTTGGTTACAGCGAAACTCGTCCATTAGGCGATCGCGGTCGCTTGTTTACTGTAACTCTGATTATCATGGGAGTAATCAGTATCGGTTACATTGTTAATCGATTTACCGATGCTTTAGTTCAGGGCTATTTTCAAATTGGTTTTCAACTTCGGCAACAACGACTATTGATAGACTCTTTATCGGATCACTATATTATCTGTGGCTTTGGACGTACTGGTCGGCAAATTGCTCTAGAGTTTGCGACTGAGGCGATTCCTTTTGTGACGGTTGACTCTGATCCTGAATCGGTGCAAGCCGCGCAGCAACTCGGTTATACAGTCGTTGAAGGCGATGCCACGCTCGATGAAGTTTTATTAAAGGTAGGTGTCGATCGCGCTACGTGTTTAGTGGCTGCTCTTCCTTCTGATGCTGAAAACCTTTATACAGTTCTTTCCGCAAAAGCACTGAACCCACAAATTCGTGCGATTGCCCGAGCAAGTACGCAAGAGGCACTCCAAAAACTGCAACGTGCTGGAGCAGATGCGGTTGTTTCTCCGTATATTACAGGTGGTAGACGCATGGCAGCTGCCGCCTTAAGACCGCAAGTAATGGATTTTGTCGATGGCATTCTCACAGGTGCAGGTCGCGAATTATACATGGAAGAGGTGCGACTTGACGCGGATACTTGTCCTTGCATTGGTCAAAATTTAGGCGCAGCCCGATTGCGATCGCAAACAGGTGCACTAGTTCTCGCGATCCGCCGCAGCGATGGTACTTTAATCGGTGGTCCTACCGCCGATACGCAGTTAATGGCAGGAGATTTATTAATTTGTATGGGTACAGCCGAACAACTACGACGCCTCAACCAAATTCTAGGACCAATTAATTCTAAACTTCCCCGCCCGCCTAAGCATAATTAA
- a CDS encoding DUF1816 domain-containing protein, producing MEKAATDWWAEITTISPRCVYYFGPFETINEAKAAYSGYVKDLDGEGAKGIIVVIQRCQPKELTICEDEGI from the coding sequence ATGGAAAAAGCTGCTACAGATTGGTGGGCGGAGATAACGACAATTTCACCGCGCTGTGTTTATTATTTTGGACCATTTGAAACGATTAACGAAGCTAAAGCAGCTTATTCAGGATATGTGAAAGATCTTGATGGCGAGGGCGCAAAAGGAATTATTGTTGTCATTCAACGCTGTCAGCCTAAAGAACTCACAATCTGCGAAGATGAAGGTATATAA
- a CDS encoding Piwi domain-containing protein: protein MRRGIASQVIYADTLESVDSRNILNSVIPGILGKLGNLPFVLAQPLEIADYIIGLDVSRVAKAKLPGTLNACAASIRLYGRQGEFIRYQLEDALIEGEEIPRRILESLLPVAELRNKTVLIYRDGSFRGQEVHNLVEWAKAIGANFILVDCLKSGNPRLYNFSKINQTISAPTQGLALRISSREAIVVTTRVHLSVGLARPLRLRIHPQGHQTSIENVVETTLKLTLLHYGALKEPRLPMLLHGSDRIAYLRLNGINFSGVLTGDRQPWL from the coding sequence TTGCGACGTGGAATTGCTAGTCAAGTCATTTACGCAGATACTTTAGAAAGTGTGGATTCAAGAAATATACTAAACTCTGTTATTCCAGGAATTCTCGGCAAATTAGGCAATTTACCTTTTGTTTTAGCCCAACCCTTAGAAATTGCAGACTATATTATCGGGTTGGATGTCTCGAGGGTTGCTAAAGCAAAATTACCAGGAACGTTGAATGCTTGTGCTGCTAGTATTCGTCTTTATGGCAGACAAGGTGAATTTATTCGCTACCAATTAGAAGACGCTTTAATTGAAGGTGAAGAAATTCCACGACGAATTTTAGAAAGTTTACTTCCGGTAGCTGAACTAAGGAATAAAACTGTTTTGATTTACCGCGATGGATCATTTCGCGGTCAAGAAGTTCATAATTTAGTTGAGTGGGCTAAGGCGATCGGTGCAAACTTTATCTTAGTAGACTGTCTTAAGTCTGGAAATCCTCGGTTGTACAACTTTAGTAAAATTAATCAAACAATCTCGGCACCGACGCAAGGGTTAGCACTAAGAATATCATCCCGCGAAGCAATTGTTGTTACCACAAGAGTCCATCTTAGTGTAGGCTTAGCTCGTCCGTTACGTTTGAGAATACATCCGCAAGGACATCAAACATCAATTGAAAATGTTGTAGAGACTACTCTAAAACTCACACTATTGCACTACGGAGCGTTGAAAGAGCCTCGTTTACCGATGCTTCTTCACGGTTCGGATCGCATTGCTTATTTACGATTAAATGGAATAAATTTTAGCGGAGTGTTAACGGGCGATCGCCAACCTTGGTTATAA
- a CDS encoding PD-(D/E)XK nuclease family protein, with protein MPPTNSNSTYAAIDCIFTEDGILHILDFKTGKTDVDPRQGIVYLLAVSYLYPNRPAIASFYNLETGRWSKPISATVSQLKAVQTEIAQIAKKHQNELQRYRRNVEAFNQTFPPNPGIQCQYCQFKSICDFSKIEVTA; from the coding sequence ATTCCCCCAACCAATTCAAATTCAACATATGCAGCAATTGATTGTATCTTCACAGAAGATGGTATCTTACACATTTTAGATTTTAAAACAGGTAAAACAGACGTAGATCCTCGACAAGGAATTGTTTATCTGTTAGCAGTTAGTTATCTGTATCCAAACCGCCCTGCGATTGCTTCATTTTACAACTTGGAAACTGGTAGATGGTCAAAGCCAATTTCAGCAACAGTGTCTCAATTAAAAGCAGTTCAAACCGAGATTGCACAAATTGCTAAGAAACATCAGAATGAACTCCAGCGATATCGGAGAAATGTCGAAGCTTTTAATCAAACTTTTCCACCAAATCCTGGTATTCAGTGTCAATATTGTCAATTTAAATCAATTTGCGATTTTTCTAAGATTGAGGTTACTGCATGA
- a CDS encoding rhodanese-related sulfurtransferase: MTQIVATFYKFVNLPDAAEIQEPLLSYCLAHNVKGTILLAPEGINGTIAATRDRINAVLAFLCADPRFADLEHKESTADAPPFERMKVRLKKEIVTLGVPEVNPNQKVGIYVSPHEWNALISDPEVTVIDTRNAYEVNIGTFQRAQNPQTRSFRQFPEYVHQNLDPSQHKKVAMFCTGGIRCEKASSFLLSQGFTEVYHLKGGILKYLEEVPAEDSLWEGECFVFDERVAVVHALESGSYDMCRSCGHPISEADKTSPQYEEGVSCPHCFADLTEEKRKRQQEKQKQIELAKNRTHVISSDRSA, encoded by the coding sequence ATGACCCAAATTGTTGCAACGTTCTATAAGTTTGTCAATTTGCCAGACGCGGCAGAAATACAAGAACCGCTGCTGTCTTACTGCTTAGCGCACAACGTCAAAGGAACAATTCTGCTTGCACCGGAAGGAATTAACGGTACAATTGCTGCTACACGCGATCGCATTAATGCAGTTTTAGCGTTTCTTTGCGCCGATCCTCGTTTTGCTGATTTAGAGCATAAAGAATCTACCGCAGATGCGCCACCCTTTGAGCGCATGAAAGTACGTCTTAAAAAAGAAATCGTGACGCTGGGAGTGCCAGAAGTCAATCCCAATCAAAAAGTAGGAATTTATGTATCGCCGCACGAATGGAATGCTTTAATTAGCGATCCTGAAGTGACTGTGATTGATACCCGCAACGCTTATGAAGTAAATATCGGAACTTTTCAACGCGCGCAAAACCCGCAAACGCGATCATTTCGCCAATTTCCTGAATACGTTCATCAAAACCTCGATCCAAGCCAGCATAAAAAAGTTGCGATGTTTTGTACAGGCGGAATTCGCTGCGAAAAAGCTTCGTCGTTTTTATTGTCCCAAGGTTTCACTGAAGTTTATCACCTCAAGGGTGGCATTTTAAAATATTTAGAAGAAGTTCCTGCGGAAGATAGCTTGTGGGAAGGCGAGTGTTTTGTCTTTGACGAACGAGTTGCAGTCGTTCACGCTTTAGAAAGCGGCTCGTATGACATGTGTCGTAGTTGTGGACATCCAATTTCTGAAGCGGATAAAACATCGCCACAGTACGAAGAAGGCGTTTCTTGTCCCCATTGTTTTGCAGATCTGACTGAGGAAAAACGCAAACGTCAGCAAGAAAAACAAAAACAAATCGAGTTAGCTAAAAATAGAACTCATGTCATCTCCTCTGATAGAAGTGCCTAG
- a CDS encoding class I SAM-dependent methyltransferase has product MGVQTLQLDEQLYNYMRSVSLNEAEVLTQLRQETAKHPMGNMQIAPEQGQFIALLVQLMQAQKTLDIGVFTGYSALVVALALPPTGKVVACDVSEEYTKIARHWWNQAGVANKIELHIAPAEDTLKQLLATDGANTFDFALIDADKSNYDTYYELALQLIRPGGLIAVDNVLWSGRVADPQVQDNRTNKIRAFNQKLYQDARVAISLVPIGDGLTLAWKRPDIVFN; this is encoded by the coding sequence ATGGGTGTTCAAACGCTGCAACTTGACGAACAGCTTTACAACTATATGCGATCGGTTTCTTTAAACGAAGCAGAAGTATTAACGCAACTGCGACAGGAAACCGCAAAACACCCAATGGGTAATATGCAAATTGCACCAGAACAAGGGCAATTTATCGCATTACTTGTGCAACTCATGCAAGCTCAAAAAACCCTCGATATCGGCGTGTTTACAGGCTATAGTGCGCTTGTTGTAGCATTAGCCTTACCGCCTACAGGTAAAGTTGTGGCGTGTGATGTTAGCGAAGAATATACGAAGATCGCGCGTCATTGGTGGAACCAAGCTGGTGTTGCTAATAAGATTGAGTTGCATATAGCGCCTGCTGAGGATACCCTCAAACAACTACTCGCAACAGATGGCGCAAATACTTTTGATTTTGCCTTGATTGATGCTGACAAAAGCAACTACGATACTTACTACGAGCTTGCATTACAACTCATTCGCCCTGGTGGCTTAATTGCGGTTGATAATGTACTGTGGTCAGGAAGAGTCGCCGATCCCCAAGTGCAGGATAATCGAACCAATAAAATCCGCGCTTTCAATCAAAAACTGTATCAAGATGCGCGCGTCGCCATCAGCTTGGTTCCAATTGGTGATGGGTTGACATTAGCTTGGAAACGCCCTGACATTGTTTTCAATTGA
- a CDS encoding GNAT family N-acetyltransferase yields MINSEITLRPATPDDVSVLFFLIQALAEYEKLSHAVTGSAEALRQHLFNPQPYVEAIIAETQGKAVGFALFFHNYSTFLTQPGIYLEDLFVLPEYRRQGIGKALIKYLAQLAIERDCGRLEWSVLDWNEPAISFYRRMGAAILPDWRICRVTGEAIASIANTEMSDF; encoded by the coding sequence GTGATAAATTCTGAAATAACGTTGCGTCCTGCTACTCCAGATGATGTATCAGTACTATTCTTTTTGATTCAAGCACTCGCCGAGTATGAAAAATTATCTCATGCGGTAACAGGTAGTGCAGAAGCGTTACGACAACACTTGTTTAACCCTCAACCGTATGTAGAAGCGATTATTGCTGAAACTCAAGGAAAAGCTGTGGGTTTTGCGTTGTTCTTTCACAACTATTCAACTTTTCTCACACAACCTGGAATCTATCTGGAAGACTTGTTTGTACTTCCTGAGTATCGTCGCCAAGGTATAGGGAAAGCTTTGATAAAATATCTAGCACAACTTGCTATAGAGCGCGATTGTGGACGACTGGAGTGGAGTGTTTTAGATTGGAATGAGCCAGCGATCTCATTTTATCGTCGTATGGGAGCAGCTATCTTACCCGACTGGCGCATTTGTCGCGTTACTGGGGAGGCGATCGCATCAATCGCGAATACTGAGATGTCAGATTTTTGA
- a CDS encoding RNA polymerase sigma factor, RpoD/SigA family codes for MNIAELNAIDSLLTTATDSDINSADLEEPSPENLAEVASDLSPIEQNLEVEDKDEDLATARPSGYQKTKSDDAVGAFFKEMARYPLLKPEEEVELARRVKFLVEFEEIQQRLQAEINRQPNKAEAATLLGMSERQLEHRLYQGRVAKRKMIRSNLRLVVSIAKRYLNRGLPFLDLIQEGAMGLNRAAEKFDPDKGYKFSTYAYWWIRQAITRAIANDARTIRLPIHIVEKLNKLKKAQRELKQQLQRNPSEVELAQFLEISAEHLRQLLQLRRKSLSLNHRVGKEEDTELLDLLEDEDSQSPEQQTSETMMRQEIWDVLGDVLTPREKDVISLRYGLVTSEPCTLEEVGSIFNLSRERVRQIQSKAMRKLRRPQIAKRLKGWLF; via the coding sequence ATGAATATTGCTGAATTAAACGCAATTGATTCCCTATTAACAACAGCAACAGATAGTGACATTAACAGTGCTGATTTAGAAGAACCATCTCCAGAGAATTTAGCAGAAGTCGCATCAGATTTATCTCCAATAGAACAGAATTTAGAAGTAGAAGACAAAGACGAAGATCTAGCTACGGCAAGACCTTCAGGGTATCAGAAAACTAAATCCGACGATGCTGTAGGTGCCTTCTTTAAAGAAATGGCGCGCTATCCTTTACTTAAACCAGAGGAAGAAGTAGAACTAGCACGGCGAGTCAAGTTCCTCGTTGAATTTGAAGAAATACAACAGCGCTTGCAAGCAGAAATAAATCGCCAGCCGAATAAAGCAGAAGCGGCAACTTTGTTAGGAATGTCAGAGCGTCAGTTGGAACACCGACTATATCAAGGACGCGTAGCAAAGCGGAAAATGATTCGCTCCAATCTGCGTTTAGTTGTCTCAATTGCCAAGCGCTATTTAAATCGCGGTTTACCTTTTTTAGATTTAATTCAAGAAGGCGCAATGGGGTTAAACCGTGCAGCAGAAAAATTCGATCCTGATAAAGGATACAAATTTTCTACTTATGCTTATTGGTGGATTAGACAAGCAATTACACGGGCGATCGCAAATGATGCTCGCACAATTCGATTGCCAATTCACATTGTAGAAAAGTTAAACAAACTCAAAAAAGCACAACGCGAACTCAAACAACAACTGCAACGGAATCCTTCAGAAGTAGAACTTGCTCAATTTTTAGAAATTTCAGCAGAGCATTTGCGTCAACTGCTACAACTACGACGCAAATCACTTTCTTTAAATCACCGAGTTGGTAAAGAAGAAGACACTGAATTACTAGATTTGTTAGAAGACGAAGACAGCCAATCGCCAGAACAACAAACGAGCGAAACGATGATGCGTCAGGAAATTTGGGATGTTTTAGGAGATGTTTTGACTCCTAGAGAAAAAGACGTTATTTCGCTACGCTACGGTTTGGTTACAAGTGAACCGTGTACATTAGAAGAAGTTGGCAGTATATTTAATCTTTCCCGCGAAAGAGTCCGCCAGATTCAAAGTAAAGCTATGCGCAAGTTACGTCGTCCTCAAATTGCTAAACGCCTAAAAGGATGGTTGTTCTAG